Proteins from a genomic interval of Hornefia porci:
- the buk gene encoding butyrate kinase has protein sequence MSIRQLIINPGSTSTKLAVYEDEKEIAGESVSHSPEELAACGGLYEQIPFRLKAIRRFIDKQNLSVSDFDDIMCRGGMVWGIGTGGYRVNDELVTALSHEEYASPHASDLGGILGKMLGDEAGVDAYIYDAVTGASLPKVAQITGFPEIVRRSSCHVLNMHAMAERFAQDQGVAYDSLRLIIAHMGGGVSLCAIENGQIVDSIGDDDGPFSPERSGFTQILPIVRLCYSGNYTYEEMKSMIRGNGGLKAYLGTSDAREIEKMIADGNKEAALLYRAQAYQISKGIGELSIVHKGKCDGVILTGGLAYSGMLTAMIEEYAGFIAPVYIYPGEHEMQALALGGLRIMTGKEESREFHLDDIRASGQMTFAAP, from the coding sequence ATGAGTATCCGTCAGCTGATTATCAATCCCGGATCCACCAGTACGAAGCTGGCGGTGTATGAGGATGAAAAGGAAATTGCGGGGGAATCTGTTTCTCATTCCCCGGAAGAGCTCGCCGCCTGTGGCGGTCTGTACGAACAGATTCCCTTCCGTCTGAAGGCGATTCGCCGGTTCATTGACAAACAGAATCTGTCCGTTTCCGATTTTGATGATATAATGTGCCGCGGCGGTATGGTATGGGGAATAGGGACGGGCGGATACCGGGTGAACGATGAACTGGTTACCGCGCTGTCTCATGAGGAGTACGCATCGCCTCATGCCTCCGATCTGGGCGGCATTCTCGGTAAAATGCTGGGGGATGAAGCCGGCGTCGACGCATATATTTATGATGCGGTTACGGGCGCATCACTGCCGAAGGTGGCTCAGATCACGGGATTTCCGGAAATTGTACGAAGATCCAGCTGCCATGTGCTGAATATGCACGCGATGGCGGAGCGCTTCGCGCAGGATCAGGGCGTGGCGTATGATTCCCTCAGACTCATTATCGCCCATATGGGCGGAGGGGTATCCCTTTGTGCCATCGAAAACGGGCAGATTGTAGATTCCATCGGCGACGACGACGGTCCCTTTTCCCCGGAACGCTCCGGGTTTACGCAGATCCTTCCCATCGTCAGACTTTGTTACAGCGGAAACTACACCTATGAGGAAATGAAATCCATGATTCGCGGAAACGGCGGACTGAAGGCATATCTGGGAACCTCTGACGCCCGGGAAATCGAGAAAATGATTGCGGACGGGAACAAAGAGGCGGCGCTGCTGTATCGGGCGCAGGCCTATCAGATCTCCAAGGGGATCGGGGAGCTCTCCATCGTGCACAAAGGAAAATGCGACGGAGTGATCCTGACCGGGGGGCTTGCGTATTCCGGGATGCTGACGGCGATGATTGAGGAATACGCGGGATTTATTGCACCGGTGTATATTTATCCCGGAGAGCATGAGATGCAGGCGCTGGCGCTGGGGGGACTCAGGATCATGACCGGAAAAGAGGAGAGCAGGGAATTTCACCTTGACGATATCAGAGCCTCCGGTCAGATGACTTTCGCCGCGCCGTGA
- a CDS encoding phosphate acyltransferase, translating to MKYSSFSQIVEQCQAHERPRRVAVAGAAEEHVIRAVIRAAREGIAVPVLVGDEARIRELLEQFGEEPEQYETVCGGDSGDCGEKAVELVRDGCADFIMKGMSETRDVLKPLVNKENGMNTGRTMNIFSYNEVPQMSRLLAISDGGMILYPTLEQKRDIILNAVDIFHRLGVENPSIAVLAGVEKVNPKMPETVDAAALEEMNRNGELPGCEVVGPVSFDIAFSREIAERKGFQCPYCGDFDMVLVPNMSAGNLMHKAMILHGGTKMAGIVTGAKVPVVLTSRGASAEEKFVSMALASLVAGRGEL from the coding sequence ATGAAATACAGCAGTTTTTCTCAGATCGTAGAGCAGTGTCAGGCACATGAACGGCCCCGTCGGGTCGCGGTGGCGGGCGCTGCTGAGGAGCATGTTATACGGGCGGTGATCCGCGCGGCGCGGGAAGGTATCGCTGTTCCTGTTCTTGTGGGAGACGAGGCCCGGATCCGGGAGCTTCTGGAGCAGTTCGGCGAAGAGCCGGAGCAGTACGAGACCGTGTGCGGAGGAGATTCCGGGGACTGCGGTGAAAAGGCCGTGGAGCTTGTCCGCGACGGATGCGCGGATTTTATCATGAAAGGCATGTCGGAGACGCGGGACGTGCTGAAGCCTCTTGTGAACAAAGAGAACGGAATGAACACGGGCAGGACGATGAATATTTTTTCCTACAATGAGGTTCCGCAGATGTCGCGGCTGCTGGCGATCTCCGACGGGGGCATGATTTTGTATCCCACTCTGGAACAGAAACGGGATATCATTCTGAACGCGGTGGATATCTTCCACAGACTGGGCGTTGAAAATCCAAGCATCGCCGTGCTCGCAGGGGTCGAAAAGGTCAATCCGAAGATGCCGGAGACGGTGGATGCCGCAGCTCTGGAGGAGATGAACCGGAACGGGGAGCTTCCGGGATGCGAGGTTGTGGGGCCAGTCTCCTTCGATATCGCGTTCAGTCGGGAAATTGCTGAGCGTAAGGGCTTTCAGTGTCCCTACTGCGGCGATTTCGACATGGTGCTGGTGCCGAATATGTCCGCGGGAAATCTGATGCACAAGGCGATGATTCTGCATGGAGGAACAAAGATGGCCGGAATCGTCACAGGCGCGAAGGTTCCTGTGGTGCTGACCTCAAGAGGCGCGTCTGCGGAGGAGAAATTCGTATCGATGGCGCTGGCGTCGCTGGTCGCAGGAAGGGGAGAATTATGA